One genomic window of Salvia miltiorrhiza cultivar Shanhuang (shh) chromosome 4, IMPLAD_Smil_shh, whole genome shotgun sequence includes the following:
- the LOC131020924 gene encoding peroxiredoxin-2F, mitochondrial, which produces MAMASSALLKRTSVMKSVIGGLQASRDFASIAVGSDLISAAPDISLQRARSWDDGVSSKFATTPLRDIFKGKKVVIFGLPGAYTGVCSAQHVPSYKRNIDNFKAKGIDSVVCVAVNDPYVINGWAEKLQAKEAIEFYGDFDGSFHKKLDLMIDLSAALLGPRSHRWSAYVDDGKIKALNVEKAPSEFEVSGADAILGQI; this is translated from the exons ATGGCTATGGCTTCCTCTGCATTGCTGAAGCGAACGTCGGTGATGAAGTCGGTGATCGGCGGTCTCCAAGCATCACGGGATTTCGCGTCGATTGCAGTGGGCTCGGACTTGATATCGGCCGCTCCGGATATTTCCCTCCAGCGAGCTCGCTCCTGGGACGACGGCGTTTCGTCCAAATTCGCCACTACTCCACTCAGAGACATTTTCAAG GGCAAGAAAGTTGTTATCTTTGGGCTTCCG GGAGCCTACACTGGAGTTTGCTCAGCACAACACGTCCCTAGCTACAAAAGAAATATCGACAACTTCAAGGCAAAGGGAATTGATTCGGTTGTATGTGTAGCTGTCAACGATCCCTATGTTATCAACGGTTGGGCAGAAAAACTTCAAGCTAAAGAAGCT ATTGAATTTTATGGAGATTTCGATGGGAGCTTCCACAAGAAGCTCGACTTGATGATAGACCTATCCGCTGCACTACTTGGACCTCGATCCCACAG GTGGTCGGCTTATGTGGACGACGGCAAGATTAAGGCCCTTAACGTCGAGAAAGCTCCCTCCGAGTTCGAGGTTTCCGGTGCTGACGCCATCCTCGGGCAGATCTAA
- the LOC131020926 gene encoding uncharacterized protein LOC131020926, which translates to MAFWRQILTGSSRLSSFATNSSHVSGISNFSTKSSHYIVKVGIPEFLNGVGRGLGNHVEKLESEIGDLNKLLVTRTIKLKRLGIPCKDRKLILKYAHKYRLGLWRPRAEPVKS; encoded by the exons ATGGCTTTTTGGAGGCAAATCCTGACGGGAAGCAGCCGGTTATCCTCATTTGCCACGAATTCGAGTCATGTATCCGGAATTTCAAATTTCTCCACCAAATCCAGCCATTACATTG TGAAAGTTGGGATTCCGGAGTTCCTGAATGGAGTGGGGCGAGGATTGGGAAATCACGTAGAGAAGTTGGAATCTGAGATCGGAGACTTGAATAAGCTACTCGTCACTCGAACCATTAAGCTCAAGCGGCTCGGGATTCCTTGCAAAGAC AGAAAGCTGATACTGAAGTACGCCCACAAATACCGGCTTGGACTGTGGAGGCCTAGAGCTGAGCCCGTAAAATCTTGA